Within Fibrobacter sp. UWB13, the genomic segment AACAGCGTCGAAAGCTTCCGGAGAAGTGGAGATTTCATGAACGCCATCTTCGGTGCTCATGTCTTCTGCGCCAGCTTCGAGAACGAGGTCCATGATCTGGTCTTCCGGATACTTTTCAGCATCGACGACAATCACGCCCTTGTAAGTGAATGCCCAAGAAACGGAACCAGACTCGCCCATGGAGCCGTTGTTCTTGTTGAAGATGTTACGGATTTCAGCAACCGTACGGACCTTATTGTCGGTCATGCACTGCACCATGATAGCGATGCCTGCCGGGCCGCGTCCTTCGTACAACGGTTCAGTCATTTCGGTACCGGAGTTAGCACCCGTACCCTTGGCAATAGCACTTTCAATGTTCTTGGTCGGCAAGCTCTGGCTCTTGGACTTGAGGATTGCAGCACGGAGACGCGGGTTAGCGTCAGGGTTGCCGCCGCCGAGCTTAGCAGCGATGGAGATTTCCTTGATCAGCTTGTTCCAAGCCTTTGCACGAGCGACGTCGGTTTTGGCTTTCTTGCGTTTGGTGGTGGCCCATTTGGAGTGACCGGACATAATTTACCTCTAGTTGTTAAAAAAAGTTGTTAGTCATTAGTTATTAGTTTGTAGTTTAAATAATCGCGGCGTTGCCGCCTAGCTATATCTAAGAACCAC encodes:
- a CDS encoding YebC/PmpR family DNA-binding transcriptional regulator; this encodes MSGHSKWATTKRKKAKTDVARAKAWNKLIKEISIAAKLGGGNPDANPRLRAAILKSKSQSLPTKNIESAIAKGTGANSGTEMTEPLYEGRGPAGIAIMVQCMTDNKVRTVAEIRNIFNKNNGSMGESGSVSWAFTYKGVIVVDAEKYPEDQIMDLVLEAGAEDMSTEDGVHEISTSPEAFDAVSKALENAGIEMMSAELSYVPNDPVKLGHDDAVKLLKLIDKFEDHDDVQEVYHNAEIDEADMDAE